The following coding sequences lie in one Osmerus mordax isolate fOsmMor3 chromosome 13, fOsmMor3.pri, whole genome shotgun sequence genomic window:
- the snrpa1 gene encoding U2 small nuclear ribonucleoprotein A', translating into MVKLSAELIEQAAQYTNPVRDRELDLRGYKIPVLENLGATLDQFDTIDFSDNEVRKLDGFPLLKRLKTLLMNNNRICRIGENIEQSLPSLKELILTSNNIQELGDLDPLASVKTLTLLSLLRNPVTNKKHYRLYVINKIPQIRVLDFQKVKLKERQEAEKMFKGKKGALLAMDIAKRTKTFTPGAAMQPEKKRTGPTPADVEAIKNAIANASSLAEVERLKGLLQAGQIPGRDLRQGPPGVVEVEEEEEEEEEEEEEGANGVVHIEPEMQMEAAGGEEMDEGEEEEEEEEEEEEVAAAEEEGEEEEEDDDMEADTPVNGS; encoded by the exons ATGGTGAAATTGTCCGCAGAACTGATTGAGCAGGCTGCTCAGTACACGAACCCAGTGAGGGATAGAGAATTGGATCTAAGAG GTTATAAAATCCCTGTGCTAGAGAACCTAGGAGCAACACTTGACCAGTTCGACACCATTGACTTCTCCGACAACGAAGTCAGAAAGCTCGACGGCTTCCCTCTGctgaaaaggctcaagacgttACTTATGAATAACAACAGGATatg CCGTATTGGTGAAAATATTGAACAGTCTTTGCCAAGTCTGAAGGAACTGATCCTCACAAGCAACAACATTCAGGAACTG GGAGACTTGGATCCCTTGGCCTCAGTCAAGACCTTGACCTTGCTCAG CCTGTTGAGAAATCCTGTAACCAACAAGAAACATTACAGGCTCTatgtcatcaataaaataccTCAGATCAGAGTTCTGGACTTTCAGAAGGTGAAACTCAAG GAACGCCAGGAGGCGGAGAAAATGTTCAAGGGGAAAAAAGGTGCTCTGCTTGCAATGGATATTGCCAAGCGAACAAAAAC GTTCACTCCAGGAGCCGCCATGCAGCCTGAGAAGAAGAGGACCGGACCAACACCTGCAGATGTGGAAGCTATCAAG AATGCCATAGCTAATGCCAGTTCACTGGCTGAAGTGGAGAGGTTGAAGGGGCTCCTCCAGGCTGGTCAGATTCCAGGGCGGGATCTCAGACAAG GTCCCCCTGGagtggtggaggtggaagaggaggaagaagaggaagaggaagaggaggaggagggagcaaaTGGAGTGGTCCATATAGAACCAGAGATGCAGATGGAAGCTGCTGGAGGGGAAGAaatggatgaaggagaggaggaagaggaagaagaggaggaggaggaggaggtggctgcggcagaggaggaaggagaggaagaggaggaagatgacgaTATGGAAGCGGACACACCTGTTAATGGATCGTGA
- the selenos gene encoding selenoprotein S: MEGAEEIQKTPLENQDLDFNFLHQTVGVFVAEYGWYLLLMTVCLYMLIQHLVNKRDSQSSSASEPVQDPISVAARLEALAASRQKMQDELDAKAALFREKQQQLEEEKRRQKIEMWENMKQGKSTKGNSKIAQSTEEASTSTSTLKPKTEKKALRKSGYNPLSGGGGGGSCAWRPGRRGPSSGG; this comes from the exons ATGGAGGGGGCTGAAGAAATCCAGAAGACACCCCTTGAAAACCAAGATTTAGATTTTAATTTCTTACATCAAACAG TCGGAGTTTTCGTGGCAGAATATGGATGGTATTTGCTGTTGATGACTGTTTGTCTGTACATGCTGATACAACATCTGGTCAACAAAAGGGACAGTCAAAGTAGCTCGGCTTCTGAACCAGTACAAG ATCCAATTTCCGTGGCTGCAAGACTAGAGGCTCTAGCAGCCTCTCGACAGAAGATGCAGGATGAGCTGGATGCTAAGGCTGCACTGTTCAGAGAGAAACAACAACAG CTTGAGGAGGAGAAGCGAAGACAGAAGATTGAGATGTGGGAGAATATGAAACAGGGCAAAAGTACCAAAGGAAACTCAAAGATTGCACAG AGCACAGAAGAGGCAAGCACATCCACATCCACACTAAAACCTAAGACTGAAAAGAAGGCTCTCCGGAAAAGTG GTTATAATCCcctaagtggaggaggaggaggaggttcaTGTGCCTGGAGACCAGGAAGAAGAGGGCCGTCATCTGGGGGATGA